Genomic DNA from Plasmodium brasilianum strain Bolivian I chromosome Unknown PB_00_03, whole genome shotgun sequence:
taaatataattaaataatataatcataCCATATCATCCTTAAAATGACATATCCaaaataaaaggataaataccgcagttttaattaataaatattgcaCAAAATTTTGCTCCATGATACATATTCTTgatatttgaatatattcagaatgaaaaataattagcAATTCTGTAATATACACCAAATATAGAAAGATGCTActttcaatattttaattttgtttcaacattttttatattttcataaattctCACTAAAATGTGAGGATAATATATTGcatagtataaaaaaatttaatttaaaaaaataacttaaaatatttatcattatgttttttataataaagtaCCTCCAATTCTAATAATCTAATTCGAATTTTAACTTAAATAtccaaaatataaaaattaattatttagcACTACAGTAATTATTAACGTATTATAtggaataatgaaaaaataaaataaaaacatttatttcggcatatttttaaatattgtttatatttatcatatcaaaaatatataatgtggagactaaataataatatatattaatgttttaattataaatttaaaatatatattgaactACTCATGCTAATTTATACAAACTCTGTCATATAGTTGTTCACTCATATAATTGAGGGtagttaatataaaataataattaaaaattaatatttaaaaaaacaattttccattttaaaaaactacAGGTTATTccgaaataattatatttaaattaatatatgcataaaatataatatattattctaaatattttttttcgtaatacataatatctgaaaatttttataatataaaaagtttaaacaataataattatttttttatcataaatatataaaatatattgttcattttttggaatacattttaataatattcaataatatattatgaatttattaattcacaataattttacaaaatattcatcaaacaaaaattaatatttatatttatgtatataaaaataaatatatcttaaaataaattaataatccACTGCATGCAGTAACAATAATTTCAGAAATATTTCATTCTGTATatatctaaaaataaaatttatatatattattttttgtgttaatgtacataataaaataataataagctcaacaaaaattatcattaattattttttattatgaaaaacgTTCGACAAATTCATAGTTAATTACTTGGTTccttatataaacatactatgactaaaatatttaaaaaaaaataaattcaaaatcAAGTTAATATTGTTTATGGAAATTCAtttagtaaatataataatgtaaatcctaatattattgttcattattataaacaatacgagtaaaatgtttaatatataataagaacaaaatattttttcaataatacATGAAAAACTTCGTagtttcttaaaaaaaattaataaacaaaaaaataaaaagaatacgATTACATTTAAGCTACAATATatgaattacaaaaataataacaatctCTCTCTTTTCCTCTCCTCTCcgcgtttttttttttttttttgggtttttgtttgttttttttggttttggGAGGAGGagattgttattatttttgtaattcatATATTGTAGCTTAAATGTAATcgtattctttttatttttttgtttattaattttttttaagaaactACGAAGTTTTTCATgtattattgaaaaaatattttgttcttattatatattaaacattttactcgtattgtttataataatgaacaataatattaggatttacattattatatttactaaaTGAATTTCCATAAACAATATTAACTTgattttgaatttatttttttttaaatattttagtcatagtatgtttatataaggAACCAAGTAATTAACTATGAATTTGTCGAAcgtttttcataataaaaaataattaatgataatttttgttgagcttattattattttattatgtacattaacacaaaaaataatatatataaattttatttttagatatATACAGAATGAAATATTTCTGAAATTATTGTTACTGCATGCAGTggattattaatttattttaagatatatttatttttatatacataaatataaatattaatttttgtttgatgaatattttgtaaaattattgtgaattaataaattcataatatattattgaatattattaaaatgtattccaaaaaatgaacaatatattttatatatttatgataaaaaaataattattattgtttaaactttttatattataaaaattttcagatattatgtattacgaaaaaaaatatttagaataatatattatattttatgcatatattaatttaaatataattatttcggAATAACCTgtagttttttaaaatggaaaattgtttttttaaatattaatttttaattattattttatattaactaCCCTCAATTATATGAGTGAACAACTATATGACAGAGTTTGTATAAATTAGCATGAGTagttcaatatatattttaaatttataattaaaacattaatatatattattatttagtctccacattatatatttttgatatgataaatataaacaatatttaaaaatatgccgaaataaatgtttttattttattttttcattattccaTATAATACGTTAATAATTACTGTAGTgctaaataattaatttttatattttggaTATTTAAGTTAAAATTCGAATTAGATTATTAGAATTGGAGGtactttattataaaaaacataatgataaatattttaagttatttttttaaattaaatttttttatactatgCAATATATTATCCTCACATTTTAGTGagaatttatgaaaatataaaaaatgttgaaacaaaattaaaatattgaaagTAGCATCTTTCTATATTTGGTGTATATTACAGAATTgctaattatttttcattctgaatatattcaaatatcAAGAATATGTATCATGGAGCAAAATTTTGtgcaatatttattaattaaaactgcggtatttatccttttattttGGATATGTCATTTTAAGGATGATATGGtatgattatattatttaattatatttatattttccatatttttcaaattttatatttattaattctttttttaagcaaaatattacatatttctttaaatgacaaatatattttttttttttcgagcCCTTATCAGAGATCCACATATGATAAttctaaatttattataaaattagatGTGAGATTGTGTCGAATAATGGCGGCacataaaaaggaaaaacattcaaatattaaatgtataaagaaggaaataaaaaataatggagaatacaaaaaaatggaatCATCTAATACTAAAACGGGAATCacagtaaaaaataaaaggctagacaaaatatattataaaaatttagttAGTTATATGGCAAATGCTGATTTTAagtatttaagaaaaaatatgaaaaaaaaagtatttcaGATTTGTGTTTTAGCTAGCGTCCATATACTACTTGGAATACTACtaattgttttaaaaaaattaaattatttaaaagatgTAGAGTTATCTGGTAGATTATATTTATCACATCTAGGATGTGTgatattcatgtatatagttatattaagtatgttttatttttacaaaaaatttcaaacatatataaagttaACACGTATAAAAgctgatatatataatacggCATATCCTTCGTTCCGTAAAGTAGACTTATATAAAGATTAATATCTATAAGTTCCCattttatatacacaaataataAGTATGAATTTAATTGCTTATATTTAAACAATGCTTCTTCTCTTAGCTGACCATTTTGat
This window encodes:
- a CDS encoding uncharacterized protein (Plasmodium exported protein), whose protein sequence is MEQNFVQYLLIKTAVFILLFWICHFKDDMRSTYDNSKFIIKLDVRLCRIMAAHKKEKHSNIKCIKKEIKNNGEYKKMESSNTKTGITVKNKRLDKIYYKNLVSYMANADFKYLRKNMKKKVFQICVLASVHILLGILLIVLKKLNYLKDVELSGRLYLSHLGCVIFMYIVILSMFYFYKKFQTYIKLTRIKADIYNTAYPSFRKVDLYKD